One stretch of Arachis duranensis cultivar V14167 chromosome 1, aradu.V14167.gnm2.J7QH, whole genome shotgun sequence DNA includes these proteins:
- the LOC107479092 gene encoding protein FAR1-RELATED SEQUENCE 9: MSSIRQHPLGGGGHQLLDYLKRMQAENPAFFYAVQNDNDHSAGNIFWADATSRVNYSNFGDAIILDTTYKTNRYRMPFASFTGFNHHGLPVLFGCALILNEAESSYIWLFRTFLQAMSGHYPVSITTDFDPLIQVAVAQVLPPTRHRVSTGSIFRETRERLAHLWLSNPDFETDFRKCVNESETIDEFESYWPSLLEKYCVMDNEWLQSMYNARHHWVPVYLQDTFFGEISIMDKNECLNAFFDGYVNASTTIQLLVRQYEKAVLTWHERELKADYDTINTNPLLKTPSPMEKQAASLYTRKIFLKFQDEFIETMANPATKIEDSGTITTYRVAKFGEKTKSQIVTFNSFEMKASCSCLMFEYSGTICRHILSVFRAKNVLRLPSQYVLKRWTRNAKAGGFSDEHASEFPSSSGDSVTVRYNNLRQEAIRYVEEGAKSIQIYHVAMKALNEAVKKVAAVKSQSIGTAGGDTVSNGERDELIAADEDVHSYQSAEEKQKKIRELTAELETTNQRCEVYRANLLAVLRDMEEQKMNLSVKVQNARLSLKE; encoded by the exons ATGAGTAGCATTAGACAGCATCCCCTTGGGGGCGGGGGACATCAATTATTGGACTATCTGAAGCGCATGCAAGCAGAGAATCCAGCCTTCTTTTATGCAGTCCAGAATGATAATGATCACTCGGCTGGTAATATATTTTGGGCCGATGCAACATCTAGAGTGAACTACTCTAATTTTGGAGATGCTATTATATTGGACACCACCTATAAGACTAACCGGTATCGGATGCCATTTGCCTCTTTCACCGGATTTAATCATCATGGCCTACCGGTGTTATTTGGTTGTGCGTTGATTTTAAATGAAGCTGAATCTTCATATATATGGCTATTTAGGACTTTTCTCCAAGCCATGTCTGGTCACTATCCTGTCTCCATTACAACAGATTTTGATCCTTTAATACAAGTGGCTGTTGCGCAGGTTCTCCCTCCAACTCGCCATAGGGTGTCTACAGGGAGCATATTCAGAGAGACCCGAGAGAGACTGGCACATCTATGGCTATCCAATCCTGATTTTGAAACAGATTTTCGGAAATGTGTTAATGAGAGTGAGACAATTGATGAGTTTGAGTCTTATTGGCCATCACTGTTGGAAAAATACTGCGTCATGGATAATGAATGGCTTCAATCCATGTATAATGCACGGCATCATTGGGTTCCTGTTTACTTGCAGGATACTTTCTTTGGGGAGATTTCTATAATGGACAAAAATGAATGTTTGAATGCATTCTTTGATGGATATGTGAATGCTTCCACAACCATACAGTTATTGGTTAGACAATATGAGAAAGCTGTATTAACTTGGcatgaaagggaattaaaagCAGATTATGACACCATTAACACTAACCCACTTTTAAAAACACCATCTCCTATGGAAAAACAAGCTGCAAGTCTTTATACAAGAAAGATATTCTTGAAATTTCAGGATGAGTTTATAGAGACTATGGCTAATCCTGCTACAAAAATTGAAGATTCAGGAACTATCACTACTTACCGAGTTGCTAAATTTGGAGAGAAGACTAAATCTCAAATCGTTACTTTTAACTCTTTTGAGATGAAAGCTAGTTGCAGCTGTCTGATGTTTGAATATTCAGGAACTATTTGTAGGCATATATTATCAGTTTTCAGGGCTAAGAATGTTCTGAGACTTCCATCTCAGTATGTTTTGAAACGATGGACAAGGAACGCAAAAGCTGGTGGCTTTTCAGATGAACATGCTTCTGAGTTCCCAAGCAGTTCTGGTGACAGTGTAACAGTTCGTTACAACAACCTGCGACAAGAAGCAATCAGATATGTAGAAGAAGGTGCAAAATCCATCCAAATCTATCATGTTGCAATGAAAGCTTTGAATGAAGCTGTTAAGAAGGTTGCTGCTGTAAAAAGTCAAAGTATAGGAACTGCAGGGGGAGATACAGTCTCTAATGGAGAAAGGGATGAATTAATCGCAGCAGATGAAGATGTACATAGCTATCAATCTGCG GAGGAGAAGCAAAAGAAGATCCGAGAGTTGACTGCCGAGTTAGAGACCACAAATCAACGATGCGAAGTTTATAGGGCAAACCTGCTGGCTGTGCTAAGGGATATGGAAGAACAAAAGATGAACCTATCTGTTAAGGTCCAAAATGCAAGACTTAGTTTGAAAGAGTGA